A part of Solea solea chromosome 8, fSolSol10.1, whole genome shotgun sequence genomic DNA contains:
- the sema4c gene encoding semaphorin-4C, with the protein MGSMGGTKVLLLLMLVGWKTATSLNWNPVPRKTVRYQDVLDSMARFSVQGVFNYSMLTLSDHERVLYVGAREALFALDPNDISRQLRPQIDWPAPLDKKRECVAKGKNNQTECFNYIRFLQSYNHTHLYTCGTYAFQPKCTYVNADYFALNAAALEDGKGKCPYDPAKGHTGLIVDKELYSATLNNFLGTEPVILRNLGQQHYSMKSEYLPTWLNEPDFVGSALVRESSGSKEGDDDKIYFFFSERALELDCDTEVTVARVARVCKGDLGGTRTLQKKWTTFQKARLECSLPERHVSFNNLRAVFTLPGQDWRGTTFYGIFHAQWGDVDVSAVCQYQVSDVKKVFEGSYKEYREASQRWGRYTGAVPVPRPGSCISSSDRENGYNSSLQLPDATLNFAKKHPLMEDKALARPLLLAKGVNFTRLAVDRVSALDLRAYNMLFIGTAEGWLQRVVILGTEAHVIEEIQLFESGQPVDSLTISHSKKYVYIGSRSEVLQLPLANCSRYQSQPDCLLARDPYCAWDSEGRACVRIDLHRGSTSSLSQDLMLERFSRGKAKFDKPVSIPSPENSRLRNITVVVGSDIAALVLPCQLVSNLAQPYWVVNDRELQLGDPEAGGPRFDRNLKALVIPEARQMQAGSYICYSEEQGVKFQTERFQVAVVASAPIFMEARAPDSSMGLFWVLVITLGAACLLLLVAALYLRRRLKLALGKGADMKPLESTLVYPITLPKEPPTFVPSKMPSDDDRFWETGANYYYSDGSLKIVPGHALGPTSVSSTASPSAIPGQPIHSPSRLSLTNIRGSGSNGYIRLNLSTAGEERASGAGAGGGGLGGLGMGGNDYSSPFKEELRRTLQQRSVLPDANPEESSV; encoded by the exons ATGGGATCCATGGGCGGGACCAAGGTCTTGCTCTTGCTGATGCTGGTCGGATGGAAGACGGCGACGTCTCTCAACTGGAACCCAGTGCCGCGCAAGACTGTTCGATACCAGg ATGTGCTGGACAGCATGGCGAGGTTCAGCGTGCAGGGAGTGTTTAACTACAGCATGTTGACTCTGTCCGACCACGAGAGGGTCCTGTACGTCGGAGCGCGGGAGGCACTGTTCGCGCTGGACCCCAACGATATTAGCCGACAGCTACGGCCACAG atcGACTGGCCAGCTCCACTGGATAAGAAGAGAGAGTGCGTCGCCAAGGGAAAGAACAACCAG ACCGAGTGCTTCAACTACATCCGCTTCCTGCAGAGCTACAACCACACGCATCTCTACACCTGTGGCACTTATGCCTTCCAGCCAAAATGCACCTATGTG aatgcAGACTATTTCGCCCTCAACGCTGCAGCCCTGGAAGATGGGAAGGGCAAATGCCCATATGACCCTGCCAAGGGACACACTGGCCTGATTGTGG ATAAGGAGCTGTACTCGGCAACACTTAACAACTTCCTGGGCACAGAACCAGTCATTCTGAGGAATCTGGGCCAGCAGCACTACAGCATGAAGAGCGAATATTTACCCACCTGGCTCAATG agCCAGACTTCGTGGGTTCGGCCCTGGTGAGGGAGAGCAGCGGCAGCAAAGAGGGCGACGACGACAAGATCTACTTCTTCTTCAGCGAGCGGGCGCTGGAGCTGGACTGTGACACGGAGGTCACCGTGGCCAGAGTGGCACGCGTGTGCAAG GGGGATCTGGGCGGTACCAGGACCCTGCAGAAAAAGTGGACCACCTTCCAGAAGGCCCGGCTGGAGTGTTCCCTCCCGGAGCGCCACGTCTCCTTCAACAACCTGAGGGCCGTCTTCACGCTGCCGGGCCAGGACTGGCGGGGAACCACGTTCTACGGCATCTTCCACGCCCAGTG GGGAGACGTGGATGTGTCGGCCGTGTGCCAGTACCAGGTCAGCGATGTGAAGAAGGTGTTCGAGGGATCCTACAAGGAGTACAGGGAGGCGTCTCAGAGGTGGGGACGCTACACCGGTGCTGTCCCTGTCCCTCGGCCTGGCTCG TGTATAAGTAGCTCAGACAGGGAGAACGGCTACAACAGCTCTCTGCAGCTGCCTGATGCCACGCTCAACTTTGCCAAGAAGCACCCGCTGATGGAGGACAAAGCTCTGGCTCGCCCCCTGCTGCTCGCCAAGGGCGTCAACTTCACCAGGCTGGCGGTGGATCGGGTCAGCGCCCTGGACCTGCGGGCGTACAACATGCTCTTCATTGGCACAG CGGAGGGCTGGCTGCAGAGAGTGGTGATCCTTGGCACCGAGGCCCATGTGATAGAGGAGATCCAGCTGTTTGAGTCAGGTCAGCCAGTGGACAGCCTGACCATCTCCCACTCCAAG AAGTACGTGTACATCGGCTCTCGTTCAGAGGTTCTCCAGCTGCCCTTGGCCAACTGCAGCCGCTATCAGTCTCAGCCAGATTGTCTTCTCGCCCGCGACCCCTACTGCGCCTGGGACAGTGAGGGTCGGGCTTGTGTCCGCATCGACCTCCACCGCGG GTCCACCTCCTCCCTGTCACAAGACCTCATGCTGGAAAGGTTCAGCCGAGGAAAAGCCAAGTTTGATAAGCCCGTCTCCATCCCCAGCCCTG AAAACTCCCGTCTGAGGAACATAACTGTGGTGGTGGGATCTGACATTGCCGCGCTGGTGCTGCCCTGTCAGCTGGTCTCCAACCTGGCTCAGCCCTACTGGGTCGTAAACGACCGAGAACTACAGCTGGGAGACCCAGAGGCTGGAGGCCCGCGATTTGACCGCAACCTCAAAGCCCTCGTCATCCCTGAAGCACGGCAGATGCAAGCCGGAAGCTACATCTGCTACTCTGAGGAGCAGGGGGTCAAGTTTCAGACGGAACGCTTCCAAGTGGCCGTGGTGGCCAGCGCCCCAATCTTCATGGAGGCCCGGGCTCCAGACAGCAGCATGGGGCTGTTCTGGGTGCTGGTCATCACCCTCGGAGCTGCGTGCTTACTGCTCCTCGTGGCAGCTCTTTACCTGCGCAGAAGGCTGAAGCTGGCGTTAGGAAAGGGCGCGGACATGAAGCCTCTCGAGAGCACACTGGTCTACCCCATCACTCTGCCTAAGGAGCCGCCCACCTTTGTGCCCAGCAAGATGCCCAGTGACGACGACCGCTTCTGGGAAACCGGCGCCAACTACTACTACTCAGACGGCTCGCTGAAGATCGTTCCCGGTCATGCCCTGGGACCCACCAGCGTCAGCAGCACGGCGTCACCCAGCGCCATTCCCGGCCAGCCCATCCACTCCCCTAGCCGTCTCAGCCTTACCAACATACGGGGCTCCGGTAGCAACGGTTACATCCGCCTCAACCTGAGCACAGCAGGGGAGGAGAGGGCTAGCGGTGCTGGTGCTGGGGGCGGCGGGCTAGGAGGCCTCGGCATGGGTGGGAACGACTACTCAAGCCCCTTCAAGGAAGAGCTGAGACGCACCCTTCAGCAGAGGAGTGTCCTGCCCGACGCCAACCCAGAGGAGTCATCTGTCTAG